From the Oryza glaberrima chromosome 5, OglaRS2, whole genome shotgun sequence genome, one window contains:
- the LOC127773543 gene encoding DNA repair protein RAD51 homolog 2, giving the protein MANKLVSEMRLPPHLAHILAARRLNTAKDVLSLPEVELMGVLDAGIHTARAAVAHVSEIACPPYQTALALLEVFRARGDGRLATTLRGLDEALHGGIPAGKLTEVVGPSGIGKTQFCLKLALLATLPECYGGLNGRVLYIDTESKFSSRRMIEIGEKSFPQIFRQEGLAQKMAGRILVLRPTSLSEFTKSLEQMKVTLLQHDVKLLVVDSMAALMSSEIEKSATGLRQHPLRWALSFLKSIAEFSQIPVVVTNQVRSQSNDDGYRYSFEVEKKYDSNNAEGFESHLVAALGIQWAHAVTIRLVFEAHSGHRYIKVAKSPMTPAVAFPFTVESSGIILLSDEGIDVPSPEITSIRCQGENVLAQ; this is encoded by the exons ATGGCGAACAAGCTGGTCTCGGAGATGCGGCTACCTCCCCACCTCGCCCAcatcctcgccgcgcgccgcctcaaCACCGCCAAG GACGTGCTGTCGCTGCCGGAGGTGGAGCTCATGGGCGTCCTCGACGCCGGCATCcacaccgcccgcgccgccgtcgcccacgtCAGCGAGATCGCCTGCCCTCCGTACCAAACG GCGCTTGCGCTCCTCGAGGTCTTCAGGGCAAGAGGAGATGGGCGGCTGGCCACCACGCTCCGCGGATTGGATGAGGCATTGCATGGAGGAATCCCCGCAGGGAAGCTCACTGAGGTCGTTGGGCCCTCGGGGATTGGCAAGACCCAG TTCTGTCTGAAGCTTGCTTTGCTAGCAACATTACCAGAATGCTATGGAGGCTTAAATGGTCGAGTTTTGTATATTGATACTGAATCCAAATTCTCTTCACGGAG GATGATCGAGATTGGTGAGAAAAGCTTTCCTCAAATATTTCGTCAAGAAGGCTTGGCCCAAAAG ATGGCTGGGAGGATCCTAGTCCTGCGCCCAACATCATTATCTGAATTTACCAAGAG TTTGGAACAGATGAAGGTGACTCTTCTTCAGCATGATGTGAAGCTACTCGTTGTTGATAGCATGGCTGCTCTTATGTCATC TGAGATTGAGAAAAGCGCAACAGGTCTCAGACAACACCCTCTAAGATGGGCCCTTTCATTTCTTAA ATCTATAGCAGAGTTCTCACAGATTCCTGTTGTTGTTACAAACCAAGTACGCAGCCAAAGTAATGATGATGGCTATCGTTATTCATTTGAAG TTGAGAAGAAGTACGATAGTAATAATGCTGAAGGCTTTGAATCTCATCTTGTTGCTGCTCTAGGAATCCAGTGGGCTCATGCTGTAACTATACGTCTAGTCTTTGAGGCTCACTCAG GTCACAGGTACATCAAGGTAGCTAAATCCCCTATGACTCCAGCGGTAGCTTTTCCCTTTACTGTGGAGTCATCAGGAATAATATTACTTAGTGATGAGGGCATTGATGTGCCATCTCCTGAAATAACCTCAATCCGTTGTCAAG GAGAAAATGTCCTGGCTCAATGA
- the LOC127774487 gene encoding uncharacterized protein LOC127774487 isoform X2 codes for MEALSLIDVAAEDDLLLDLTSPPPLHPDPPHAGCDEVMAAEASRLDPAGDSPEMRRVVDPDGATEEAPEQSESPKRRKAKAGVNLRKSLAWDSAFFTSEGVLDTEELAVVNSTFRKAQGSRLPGIAEEMRRSGESTTSTLESESWVMENLETELFDNVRASIQRSHGNPGKAPGVTAVISKPPKSKANVPRIAARKGVDLMPQSKIRAPISTSQGAAGGKQRIQATLKEPTTARVPISGSTEVKPSLKPPRALPRVATMRAPTNTAVASGIPDKRSSTGGVVNRQTVGKSVNNSVSAHSRPGGVTKSTSTSKSGALPSSLSSSAAATAASIGNMLGQKPKSSTLSNKSRIAQRIPVRSTSRTDVNKANPARASRNNIPTGGKSNRVSPSISPSSSVDSLSSVVSGASTASTVGKMSHTSESFSTRSSSLSPSLRNSNDHAPTRADADTQGKGSKPSGLRMPTPKIGYFDASIDQQIGAHMQVQPMKIQCSPQLSSAQMGNPASSILSQPESRLAASPHEKKSSVQSKASPLLPFEVVQIELEPSQAMEHEVCTPQPCPVVAAAADTAKENIPALHQNIQPNDGAGSLAVDLICQRLSTISLGDATDLAS; via the exons ATGGAGGCGCTCTCGCTCATCGACGTGGCCGCGGAGGACGACCTCCTGCTCGACCTCACCTCGCCCCCGCCGCTGCATCCCGATCCGCCCCACGCAG GGTGTGATGAGGTGATGGCCGCCGAGGCTTCTCGCCTGGATCCCGCCGGCGATTCTCCGGAGATGAGGCGGGTTGTGGATCCGGATGGCGCTACGGAGGAGGCCCCTGAGCAGTCGGAGTCTCCGAAGCGGAGGAAAGCGAAGGCCGGCGTTAATCTCCGCAAGAGCTTGGCTTGGGACAGCGCCTTCTTTACCAGTGAAG GTGTTCTGGATACTGAGGAATTGGCTGTTGTAAACAGCACATTCCGCAAGGCACAGGGTTCCAGGTTGCCTGGAATCGCTGAGGAAATGAGGAGGTCAGGGGAGTCAACAACTTCGACTCTTGAAAGCGAAAGCTGGGTGATGGAAAATCTGGAGACTGAGCTGTTTGACAACGTCCGTGCTTCGATCCAGAGATCGCACGGCAATCCTGGAAAAGCCCCAGGTGTTACTGCTGTTATCTCAAAACCCCCGAAGTCCAAGGCAAATGTTCCTCGTATTGCAG CAAGGAAGGGGGTTGATCTGATGCCTCAGAGTAAG ATAAGGGCCCCTATTTCCACAAGCCAGGGTGCTGCTGGAGGAAAACAAAGGATCCAAGCTACCTTGAAAGAGCCTACAACTGCAAGAGTG CCTATTTCAGGATCTACAGAAGTAAAACCATCTTTGAAACCTCCGAGGGCTCTACCAAGAGTTGCTACAATGAGAGCGCCAACTAATACAGCTGTGGCTTCTGGAATTCCAGACAAAAGGAGCAGCACTG GAGGTGTGGTCAACAGGCAGACAGTTGGTAAATCTGTCAACAATTCAGTTAGCGCACATTCTAGGCCTGGTGGAGTGACAAAATCTACTTCAACTTCAAAATCAGGTGCCTTACCATCATCGttatcatcatcagcagcagcaacagcagcttCAATTGGTAATATGCTAGGTCAAAAACCTAAATCATCAACCCTAAGCAACAAGAGCAGAATTGCTCAAAGGATTCCTGTTCGTTCAACGTCAAGGACTGATGTCAACAAAGCTAACCCAGCAAGAGCATCGAGAAATAATATTCCAACTGGGGGCAAAAGTAATCGTGTATCTCCAAGCATTTCGCCTAGCAGTTCTGTGGACAGCTTGAGTTCTGTGGTTTCTGGGGCTTCAACAGCTTCCACTGTAGGGAAGATGAGCCATACATCTGAGAGCTTCAGTACACGGTCTTCTTCATTATCCCCTTCCCTCAGAAATAGCAATGACCACGCTCCAACAAGAGCAGATGCAGACACCCAGGGAAAAGGTTCCAAACCATCTGGTCTGCGTATGCCTACACCCAAAATTGGTTACTTTGATGCT TCCATCGACCAACAGATTGGTGCACATATGCAAGTGCAGCCCATGAAGATCCAGTGTTCACCTCAGCTATCTTCTGCTCAAATGGGGAACCCAGCATCGTCTATCTTGAGTCAGCCGGAATCGAGACTCGCAGCCTCACCTCATGAGAAAAAAAGCAGTGTCCAGAGCAAGGCATCACCTTTACTCCCCTTTGAAGTTGTACAGATAGAACTTGAGCCTTCCCAGGCGATGGAACATGAAGTGTGCACACCCCAGCCCTGCCCagtggtagcagcagcagcagacacaGCAAAGGAGAACATTCCGGCTCTGCATCAGAACATCCAGCCAAATGATGGCGCTGGTTCGTTAGCAGTTGATCTGATTTGCCAGAGGTTGTCCACCATTTCTCTTGGGGACGCCACCGACCTGGCCTCTT
- the LOC127774487 gene encoding uncharacterized protein LOC127774487 isoform X1 produces MEALSLIDVAAEDDLLLDLTSPPPLHPDPPHAGCDEVMAAEASRLDPAGDSPEMRRVVDPDGATEEAPEQSESPKRRKAKAGVNLRKSLAWDSAFFTSEGVLDTEELAVVNSTFRKAQGSRLPGIAEEMRRSGESTTSTLESESWVMENLETELFDNVRASIQRSHGNPGKAPGVTAVISKPPKSKANVPRIAARKGVDLMPQSKIRAPISTSQGAAGGKQRIQATLKEPTTARVPISGSTEVKPSLKPPRALPRVATMRAPTNTAVASGIPDKRSSTGGVVNRQTVGKSVNNSVSAHSRPGGVTKSTSTSKSGALPSSLSSSAAATAASIGNMLGQKPKSSTLSNKSRIAQRIPVRSTSRTDVNKANPARASRNNIPTGGKSNRVSPSISPSSSVDSLSSVVSGASTASTVGKMSHTSESFSTRSSSLSPSLRNSNDHAPTRADADTQGKGSKPSGLRMPTPKIGYFDAKSIDQQIGAHMQVQPMKIQCSPQLSSAQMGNPASSILSQPESRLAASPHEKKSSVQSKASPLLPFEVVQIELEPSQAMEHEVCTPQPCPVVAAAADTAKENIPALHQNIQPNDGAGSLAVDLICQRLSTISLGDATDLAS; encoded by the exons ATGGAGGCGCTCTCGCTCATCGACGTGGCCGCGGAGGACGACCTCCTGCTCGACCTCACCTCGCCCCCGCCGCTGCATCCCGATCCGCCCCACGCAG GGTGTGATGAGGTGATGGCCGCCGAGGCTTCTCGCCTGGATCCCGCCGGCGATTCTCCGGAGATGAGGCGGGTTGTGGATCCGGATGGCGCTACGGAGGAGGCCCCTGAGCAGTCGGAGTCTCCGAAGCGGAGGAAAGCGAAGGCCGGCGTTAATCTCCGCAAGAGCTTGGCTTGGGACAGCGCCTTCTTTACCAGTGAAG GTGTTCTGGATACTGAGGAATTGGCTGTTGTAAACAGCACATTCCGCAAGGCACAGGGTTCCAGGTTGCCTGGAATCGCTGAGGAAATGAGGAGGTCAGGGGAGTCAACAACTTCGACTCTTGAAAGCGAAAGCTGGGTGATGGAAAATCTGGAGACTGAGCTGTTTGACAACGTCCGTGCTTCGATCCAGAGATCGCACGGCAATCCTGGAAAAGCCCCAGGTGTTACTGCTGTTATCTCAAAACCCCCGAAGTCCAAGGCAAATGTTCCTCGTATTGCAG CAAGGAAGGGGGTTGATCTGATGCCTCAGAGTAAG ATAAGGGCCCCTATTTCCACAAGCCAGGGTGCTGCTGGAGGAAAACAAAGGATCCAAGCTACCTTGAAAGAGCCTACAACTGCAAGAGTG CCTATTTCAGGATCTACAGAAGTAAAACCATCTTTGAAACCTCCGAGGGCTCTACCAAGAGTTGCTACAATGAGAGCGCCAACTAATACAGCTGTGGCTTCTGGAATTCCAGACAAAAGGAGCAGCACTG GAGGTGTGGTCAACAGGCAGACAGTTGGTAAATCTGTCAACAATTCAGTTAGCGCACATTCTAGGCCTGGTGGAGTGACAAAATCTACTTCAACTTCAAAATCAGGTGCCTTACCATCATCGttatcatcatcagcagcagcaacagcagcttCAATTGGTAATATGCTAGGTCAAAAACCTAAATCATCAACCCTAAGCAACAAGAGCAGAATTGCTCAAAGGATTCCTGTTCGTTCAACGTCAAGGACTGATGTCAACAAAGCTAACCCAGCAAGAGCATCGAGAAATAATATTCCAACTGGGGGCAAAAGTAATCGTGTATCTCCAAGCATTTCGCCTAGCAGTTCTGTGGACAGCTTGAGTTCTGTGGTTTCTGGGGCTTCAACAGCTTCCACTGTAGGGAAGATGAGCCATACATCTGAGAGCTTCAGTACACGGTCTTCTTCATTATCCCCTTCCCTCAGAAATAGCAATGACCACGCTCCAACAAGAGCAGATGCAGACACCCAGGGAAAAGGTTCCAAACCATCTGGTCTGCGTATGCCTACACCCAAAATTGGTTACTTTGATGCT AAGTCCATCGACCAACAGATTGGTGCACATATGCAAGTGCAGCCCATGAAGATCCAGTGTTCACCTCAGCTATCTTCTGCTCAAATGGGGAACCCAGCATCGTCTATCTTGAGTCAGCCGGAATCGAGACTCGCAGCCTCACCTCATGAGAAAAAAAGCAGTGTCCAGAGCAAGGCATCACCTTTACTCCCCTTTGAAGTTGTACAGATAGAACTTGAGCCTTCCCAGGCGATGGAACATGAAGTGTGCACACCCCAGCCCTGCCCagtggtagcagcagcagcagacacaGCAAAGGAGAACATTCCGGCTCTGCATCAGAACATCCAGCCAAATGATGGCGCTGGTTCGTTAGCAGTTGATCTGATTTGCCAGAGGTTGTCCACCATTTCTCTTGGGGACGCCACCGACCTGGCCTCTT